A part of Ptychodera flava strain L36383 chromosome 11, AS_Pfla_20210202, whole genome shotgun sequence genomic DNA contains:
- the LOC139144327 gene encoding uncharacterized protein: protein MCSRPVGPSLEHNLHVTDAANAISPIDGANILQQDNADDTVSQSKLGSPSEPESQLESSGTDKGRGISPTVVASTADIGEWLDEMNEQLSKNRCEYDQTIVGDPATLHPLMVTGNFESIVRLYRTANDTMLPFEKACRVPPDYMLQRGQTNDFPCLALMEDSTYQVVSLKEVWNMIPIQSNNDVYSVLSDEQRIAYDTYFLKQNLQRYRHKNKIGNFLDKETLPRIKLLGVDRDSKRFLTATVGLPVLFDTTLAFPPALQNKLHHFQHDSCLTAGVVYGFKLVKDLSKVERVQLGMIDDRAAELPAVSYLHRRRHKSPKSVSCTSN from the exons ATGTGCAGCAGACCCGTCGGGCCGTCGCTGGAACATAACTTACATGTAACAGACGCAGCTAATGCTATCTCACCGATAGATGGCGCAAACA TTTTGCAGCAAGACAATGCCGATGACACAGTCAGCCAGAGCAAACTAGGATCACCGTCAGAGCCAGAATCACAGCTAGAATCTTCG GGCACAGACAAAGGAAGGGGAATATCACCAACA GTAGTGGCGAGTACTGCTGACATCGGTGAATGGCTTGATGAAATGAACGAGCAGTTATCAAAAAAT CGTTGCGAATATGACCAAACCATCGTCGGCGATCCAGCTACTTTACATCCATTGATGGTCACTGGAAATTTCGAATCGATAGTCCGTCTCTATCGAACCGCTAATGACACCATGTTACCATTTGAAAAAGCGTGTAGGGTGCCCCCAGACTACATGCTACAGCGAGGCCAGACCAATGACTTTCCGTGTCTGGCTTTGATGGAAGACAGCACATATCAAGTGGTTTCTTTGAAAGAAGTATGGAATATGATCCCGATACAGTCGAACAACGACGTGTATTCTGTGTTGAGCGACGAACAGAGAATTGCTTACGATACGTATTTTCTTAAACAGAACTTACAAAGGTACCGCCACAAGAACAAAATCGGCAATTTCTTAGATAAAGAGACGCTACCTCGTATAAAATTACTAGGGGTTGATCGTGACAGCAAGCGATTTTTGACGGCCACAGTGGGGTTGCCAGTCCTGTTTGACACGACTTTAGCGTTCCCACCTGCCCTTCAAAATAAATTACACCACTTTCAACACGATAGCTGTTTAACGGCCGGTGTCGTTTATGGGTTCAAATTGGTAAAAGATTTGAGCAAAGTCGAGCGGGTACAATTGGGGATGATTGATGACCGTGCTGCAGAGTTGCCCGCCGTATCTTACTTACATCGACGACGGCACAAGTCGCCAAAAAGTGTCAGTTGCACATCTAATTAA